The following proteins come from a genomic window of Mesorhizobium sp. 131-2-1:
- a CDS encoding type II toxin-antitoxin system TacA family antitoxin yields MARAALDDTDRMNIRVKPEVKARLLRAAALRHTDLTSFVTQSALRAAETVIAEADTIKVSERDFGRILELLDNPPKPNAKLRAAAAALPKTR; encoded by the coding sequence ATGGCACGGGCAGCCCTTGATGATACTGATCGGATGAACATCCGGGTGAAGCCGGAGGTGAAGGCGCGCCTGTTGCGCGCCGCAGCGCTTCGCCATACCGATCTCACCAGCTTCGTCACCCAGTCCGCGCTGCGCGCAGCCGAAACCGTAATCGCCGAAGCTGACACCATAAAGGTATCAGAGCGGGATTTTGGCCGCATCCTAGAGCTTCTGGACAATCCTCCGAAGCCGAACGCCAAGTTGCGTGCGGCGGCGGCCGCGCTTCCGAAGACCCGGTGA
- a CDS encoding toll/interleukin-1 receptor domain-containing protein — protein MPVFVTQRELRSFAAQKTLNEQQTIRKSASERPLEGATFLSHSTKDDDLVVGATIVLENHGAKVYTDKVDPEMPPYTTEKTASLLKTRIRQTKRFVLLASKNSKESRWVPWELGVADGYKGIPKIALFPSADDPNDMTWASWEYLGLYPRIVWGEIKDRPNPLWMVWDHKTNTATPLRGWLAGP, from the coding sequence ATGCCGGTTTTCGTTACCCAGAGGGAGTTACGCTCGTTCGCCGCGCAGAAGACTCTGAACGAGCAGCAAACCATCCGCAAAAGCGCATCAGAGCGGCCTCTAGAGGGTGCTACGTTCCTGTCGCACTCGACTAAGGACGATGACTTGGTGGTGGGTGCCACGATCGTGCTCGAGAACCATGGCGCAAAGGTCTACACTGACAAAGTTGACCCGGAGATGCCGCCTTACACCACAGAGAAAACAGCTTCATTGCTGAAGACCCGCATTCGACAGACCAAGCGGTTCGTTCTTCTCGCCAGCAAGAACAGCAAAGAGAGCCGGTGGGTGCCCTGGGAACTCGGGGTCGCAGATGGGTACAAGGGTATTCCGAAAATCGCCCTTTTCCCGTCCGCGGACGATCCGAACGACATGACTTGGGCCTCCTGGGAATATCTCGGCCTGTATCCCCGCATCGTCTGGGGTGAGATCAAGGATCGGCCCAACCCACTTTGGATGGTATGGGACCACAAGACGAATACGGCAACGCCCCTACGGGGCTGGCTCGCCGGACCCTGA
- the scpB gene encoding SMC-Scp complex subunit ScpB produces the protein MVDAVRSGRGKGRSDNDRPNDHLFDRELDHLPPEARWREWMHRIEATIFAASEPVTREVLARVVGKSCSIDLLIDDIREELRGRPYDLVAVAGGWKHLTRPAYADAIRSAFGTAVGGSGRAKDLTQSQVLVLMCIAYFQPITRGELSSFFGKEISRDFIGHLRGAGFISSGPRSPTPGAPYTYVTTNEFLLEFGLDTLRDLPDFEALEDAGLLSKEKLLAGAIVPAFSSNHQTADLEVED, from the coding sequence ATGGTAGACGCGGTACGCAGTGGAAGAGGCAAAGGGCGTTCTGACAATGATCGACCAAATGATCATTTGTTCGACCGCGAATTGGATCATCTGCCGCCGGAAGCTCGGTGGCGCGAATGGATGCATCGAATCGAGGCGACCATCTTTGCAGCCAGCGAACCGGTGACACGTGAGGTGCTTGCGCGGGTCGTCGGTAAGAGCTGCAGCATTGATCTTCTCATCGACGATATCCGCGAGGAACTCCGCGGCCGGCCCTATGACCTGGTCGCCGTCGCCGGCGGCTGGAAGCACCTGACCCGACCCGCCTATGCCGACGCCATCCGCAGTGCATTTGGCACGGCCGTCGGCGGGAGCGGGCGTGCCAAAGACCTGACGCAGTCACAGGTGCTGGTGCTGATGTGCATCGCCTATTTTCAGCCGATCACGCGCGGCGAACTGTCGTCGTTCTTCGGCAAGGAGATCAGCCGCGATTTCATTGGGCATCTGCGCGGCGCCGGCTTCATCTCCTCCGGGCCGCGCAGCCCCACGCCCGGTGCGCCCTACACCTACGTGACGACAAACGAATTCCTGCTGGAGTTCGGGCTCGACACGCTGCGCGACCTGCCGGATTTCGAGGCTTTGGAGGACGCCGGCCTGCTGTCGAAGGAAAAGCTGTTGGCCGGTGCCATAGTGCCTGCCTTTTCATCCAACCATCAAACCGCTGATCTCGAGGTCGAGGATTAG
- a CDS encoding Ig-like domain-containing protein, which translates to MRRAAPVIAILLAVGCGGAYLALRNRLPEAARDTLETSESTRAAVAALANDADPDGDPIKVTAVGEPQHGTAEVGPDGSIVYTPAERFSGSDAFTYTVSDDRGGTATADVDVEVKFSPPSFHIRSQAASLQEMLAEPATSAYGSTINLFVYRDDTGQARRLAIAGHADSITCSHTSAAFTKALLGGRFGRSGFLLAGAGQVSIPALGSTGDQADPDVEAYIREKQVFDFMTTLGQAGTEEGRAQKERLDALAEKDAVKAYLAERLQPDTADAFLREAREIADRSGLLRIHDGLPFSLVGAVEKRLHDAATKPGDGAIIRFDDLLPAETPDAVLYMPMLHLGSGEPVVLQVDGARFTTEAFRRAAAANRSALENAIVKSAQRRLEHATRLVDRIEGQARDCRSLPAEQRSELLSGTSEICDKDICRPATDETITRGTYCDENVPFLQQQYAGFKAEAEDVLAQMEAYRTAASKIEIDTLTHAALLDSMLRDWALPIPDAQEAFDLWRTEERPAAWQALTEAMAAQGNGRAALAGESVVFDASVENDVVTVRPLLAIDLRRTRLVIDPKIGVIAAITPWEMRKLRPSEPAAADPAQTLATDPARFADAIAREPRRAASAFVDHQLGRLPARLTLFDTLRSQGLRTFGKEIEQQYAPGVDKALQAPPSTQTEAAAQLDELRDPIIAAADVPGISPRMRVATAYVLVRGIALLDGKNDAWRQMKGGLLDTDRDLARFLGRGYRETVEAILQRARDEDKGATGALLSESSPPRSAQDPDAGLPVVTSLGHFVLYADRARSVMLLRDAVDRAFLAYGPDGSVDRGMLLRALQRPDDIVTTYDFMTWQFLSDSFHAYMPEESVSPVDAQKFAAILAKLQDALAAQLKQFGGALSAVQLSQDQQVIVLRLLFDEGDYEAGLERLAGATMPVAALARDGSWSVLAPDLKGTPSNVVLASSGSDLVARATIGDRSTEVLKFGGLDPVLRDSLAGQVPAYPGGAWREESPLWEQIFLAEVAGPPDAGAVSAFIGDEARRTALLKAIVYTCAGPMQSVLTAGQRCGEIGDTQRLHDRARDIASVTITVPDDGAADAAARTALTAPLAWRRLDPTLAETPTTD; encoded by the coding sequence ATGCGCCGTGCTGCTCCCGTCATCGCCATACTGCTTGCCGTCGGCTGCGGCGGCGCCTATCTCGCGCTTCGAAACCGACTGCCGGAGGCAGCTCGCGACACGCTTGAAACGAGTGAGTCCACCCGAGCGGCCGTCGCCGCGCTGGCCAACGACGCCGACCCGGACGGCGATCCGATCAAGGTGACGGCGGTCGGCGAACCCCAGCACGGCACTGCCGAGGTCGGACCGGACGGTAGCATCGTCTACACCCCCGCCGAGCGCTTCTCCGGTAGCGATGCTTTCACCTACACGGTGTCCGACGACCGCGGCGGGACGGCCACGGCGGACGTGGATGTCGAGGTCAAATTCTCCCCGCCGAGCTTCCACATCCGCAGCCAAGCGGCCTCGTTGCAAGAGATGCTTGCCGAGCCCGCGACGAGCGCTTACGGGAGCACGATCAACCTCTTCGTCTACAGGGACGACACTGGCCAGGCGCGCCGGCTCGCGATCGCCGGTCACGCGGACAGCATAACCTGCTCGCATACGAGCGCGGCCTTCACCAAGGCCCTGCTCGGCGGCCGGTTCGGCAGAAGCGGGTTCCTGCTCGCGGGCGCCGGCCAGGTCTCCATTCCAGCCTTGGGATCGACGGGCGACCAAGCCGATCCCGACGTCGAGGCCTATATCAGGGAGAAGCAGGTCTTCGACTTCATGACCACGCTCGGGCAAGCGGGCACGGAAGAGGGGCGGGCGCAGAAGGAAAGGCTCGACGCCCTCGCCGAGAAGGATGCCGTGAAAGCCTATCTCGCCGAACGGCTGCAACCCGACACGGCGGACGCCTTCCTGCGGGAGGCCAGGGAGATTGCGGATAGGTCGGGATTGCTCCGCATTCACGACGGGCTCCCCTTCTCTCTCGTTGGCGCGGTCGAGAAGCGCCTGCACGATGCCGCGACGAAGCCGGGCGACGGCGCCATCATTCGCTTCGACGACCTGCTGCCCGCCGAGACGCCGGACGCCGTCCTCTACATGCCGATGCTGCATCTCGGCTCCGGCGAGCCCGTAGTCCTCCAGGTCGACGGCGCGCGGTTCACGACGGAGGCGTTTCGCAGGGCGGCCGCAGCCAATCGCTCAGCGCTCGAAAACGCGATCGTCAAGAGCGCCCAGCGCCGGCTCGAACATGCGACGCGGCTCGTTGACAGGATCGAGGGCCAAGCTCGGGACTGCCGGTCGCTGCCCGCAGAACAGCGTTCGGAACTGCTCTCGGGTACGAGCGAGATATGCGACAAGGACATCTGCAGGCCGGCCACCGACGAGACCATCACCCGGGGGACCTACTGCGACGAGAACGTACCGTTCCTGCAGCAGCAATACGCCGGCTTCAAAGCGGAGGCGGAGGACGTTCTCGCGCAGATGGAAGCCTACCGCACTGCCGCCTCCAAGATCGAGATCGATACCCTAACCCATGCTGCGCTGCTTGATTCTATGCTGCGCGACTGGGCGCTTCCGATTCCCGACGCGCAAGAGGCGTTCGATCTCTGGCGGACCGAGGAGCGGCCCGCCGCATGGCAGGCGCTGACCGAGGCCATGGCCGCGCAAGGGAACGGCCGCGCAGCGCTCGCCGGCGAGAGCGTGGTGTTCGACGCCTCGGTCGAGAACGATGTCGTGACGGTGCGGCCACTTCTCGCCATCGACCTGCGCAGGACCCGGCTGGTCATCGATCCGAAGATCGGCGTGATCGCAGCTATCACGCCGTGGGAGATGCGCAAGCTCCGGCCGTCCGAACCGGCGGCCGCCGACCCCGCGCAAACCCTGGCAACGGACCCCGCCCGCTTCGCGGACGCGATCGCACGAGAGCCGCGCCGCGCCGCCTCCGCCTTCGTTGATCACCAACTCGGCCGGCTGCCGGCGCGTCTCACGCTGTTCGATACGCTCCGGTCGCAAGGGTTGCGCACCTTCGGCAAGGAGATCGAGCAGCAATACGCACCTGGAGTGGACAAGGCTCTCCAGGCGCCGCCCAGTACGCAGACTGAAGCAGCTGCCCAGTTGGATGAACTTCGCGATCCGATCATCGCCGCGGCCGACGTCCCCGGGATCAGCCCCCGGATGCGGGTCGCGACGGCCTATGTCCTTGTCCGCGGCATTGCGCTGCTGGACGGTAAGAATGATGCCTGGAGGCAAATGAAAGGCGGGCTGCTGGATACCGATCGCGATCTGGCGCGTTTTCTGGGACGTGGATACCGCGAGACCGTCGAAGCGATCCTCCAGCGCGCCCGCGACGAGGACAAGGGCGCGACCGGTGCGCTTCTATCGGAATCGAGTCCCCCTCGATCCGCGCAAGATCCGGATGCTGGCCTGCCCGTCGTGACGAGCCTCGGCCATTTTGTCCTGTACGCGGATCGGGCGCGATCCGTGATGCTGCTGCGCGATGCGGTAGATCGCGCGTTCCTGGCCTATGGTCCAGATGGAAGCGTCGATCGGGGGATGCTACTGCGCGCTCTGCAACGCCCCGACGACATTGTCACAACGTACGACTTTATGACTTGGCAATTTCTGTCGGACAGCTTTCATGCGTACATGCCCGAGGAAAGTGTTTCACCGGTCGACGCTCAGAAGTTCGCAGCAATTCTGGCGAAACTCCAGGATGCGTTGGCGGCACAGTTGAAGCAGTTCGGAGGCGCACTCTCCGCCGTGCAGCTTTCGCAAGACCAGCAGGTGATCGTGCTGCGCCTGCTCTTCGACGAAGGCGACTACGAGGCGGGCCTCGAGCGGCTGGCCGGCGCGACGATGCCGGTCGCAGCGCTCGCGAGGGACGGAAGCTGGTCCGTCCTCGCCCCCGATCTAAAGGGCACGCCCTCCAACGTGGTCCTGGCGTCGAGCGGCAGCGATCTAGTGGCGCGGGCCACCATCGGTGACCGGTCCACCGAAGTCCTGAAGTTTGGTGGCCTCGATCCGGTGCTGCGCGACTCTCTCGCCGGTCAGGTCCCCGCCTATCCCGGCGGCGCCTGGAGGGAAGAGAGTCCGCTCTGGGAGCAGATATTCCTCGCCGAGGTCGCGGGCCCGCCGGACGCGGGGGCCGTCTCCGCTTTCATCGGCGACGAGGCCCGCCGGACCGCGCTCCTCAAGGCGATCGTCTACACTTGCGCCGGCCCGATGCAGAGCGTGCTAACCGCAGGCCAGCGATGCGGCGAGATCGGCGACACCCAGCGCCTGCACGACCGCGCGCGGGACATCGCTTCAGTGACGATCACCGTACCGGATGATGGTGCGGCGGACGCTGCGGCGAGAACCGCCCTCACGGCGCCGCTCGCGTGGCGGCGCCTTGATCCGACCCTCGCCGAGACCCCTACCACAGATTAG
- the repA gene encoding plasmid partitioning protein RepA produces the protein MDKVSHGKPAGESLRELIAADATELSRQLQAHQARTFPPTAQKGIRLFTPGEAADFIGIHEGYLRQIVSEGHGPQPQANGRRMYSVGDIDRLRQVLDEANSKAPGKYIRHRRGEEKLQILSVMNFKGGSAKTTTAAHLAQFLSLRGYRVLAIDLDPQASLSAMFGHQPELDVGPNETIYGAIRYDSECRSILEIVRSTYTPNLHLVPGNLELMEFEHETPKVLANRQPGTMFFARLGECLAEIEAAYDVVVIDCPPQLGFLTLSALCAATAVIITVHPQMLDVMSMSQFLLMTSDLLTVVENAGGNTDYDWMRYLVTRFEPNDGPQSQMAGFMRSIFGNRVLENSMLKSTAISDAGLTKQTLYEVERGQFTRGTYDRALESLTLVNGEIEELIRKTWGRK, from the coding sequence TTGGACAAGGTCAGCCACGGCAAGCCGGCGGGTGAAAGCCTTCGCGAACTCATCGCCGCGGACGCCACCGAACTATCGAGGCAGTTGCAGGCGCACCAGGCGAGGACCTTCCCACCGACCGCGCAGAAGGGCATTCGCTTGTTCACGCCTGGCGAGGCCGCCGATTTCATTGGCATTCATGAAGGCTACCTGCGCCAGATCGTCTCCGAAGGCCACGGGCCGCAGCCACAGGCGAACGGAAGGCGGATGTATTCCGTAGGGGACATCGACCGGCTCCGCCAAGTGCTCGACGAGGCAAACTCAAAGGCGCCGGGGAAATACATACGTCACCGAAGGGGAGAGGAGAAACTCCAGATTCTCTCGGTGATGAATTTCAAAGGAGGCAGCGCCAAGACCACCACCGCGGCTCACCTTGCCCAGTTCCTGTCCTTGCGCGGTTACCGGGTGCTTGCCATCGACCTTGATCCTCAGGCCAGCCTGTCAGCCATGTTCGGCCATCAGCCCGAACTCGATGTCGGGCCCAACGAGACCATCTACGGCGCGATCCGCTACGATTCGGAATGCAGAAGCATCCTGGAAATCGTCCGCTCGACCTATACACCCAACCTGCATCTCGTCCCGGGCAACCTGGAGCTCATGGAATTTGAGCACGAGACGCCGAAGGTGCTGGCCAACCGCCAGCCGGGTACCATGTTCTTTGCCAGGCTCGGCGAATGTCTGGCCGAAATCGAGGCCGCATACGATGTCGTGGTCATTGATTGCCCGCCGCAACTGGGCTTCCTGACGCTGTCTGCCTTGTGCGCGGCCACGGCCGTCATCATCACCGTGCATCCGCAAATGCTCGACGTGATGTCGATGTCCCAGTTTCTGCTGATGACCTCAGACCTGCTAACCGTCGTCGAGAACGCCGGCGGCAACACAGACTATGACTGGATGCGCTACCTGGTCACCCGGTTCGAGCCGAACGACGGCCCGCAAAGCCAGATGGCCGGGTTCATGCGCTCGATCTTCGGCAACCGGGTTCTCGAAAATTCAATGCTCAAGTCGACCGCGATCTCCGATGCGGGACTGACCAAGCAGACCCTTTATGAGGTTGAACGCGGACAATTCACGCGCGGGACTTATGACCGGGCGCTTGAGAGCCTGACGCTTGTCAACGGCGAAATCGAGGAGCTGATCCGCAAAACCTGGGGGCGGAAATAA
- a CDS encoding DUF1403 family protein — MATVPAWLRRAIPDAQSLAGKDVEDVALTAGAAIGALDAVVRRQERWAGAWRRRLALSAAAVTAKQAGRVEDEGALRDAVLLTRPGDFLSVGPAGSMLLAWRRLVGTPAEKLLTEASIGAVLDDLGLRRDDDAVGELADDLRQLSANIGMVGMLTDAFTAAERYGFARAFGCWLADALLAQRLGWAHAVPLLGAEVALGTSVRPRRSAASSVATSIGIDPERGKDLLAAQARAALRAIDLSAELERRADRLLGVAPKLRAKAADLVVGKLLSDDAIVASEQIAGMSDRGLRRLFDRLVELGAVRELSGRPTFRIYGL, encoded by the coding sequence ATGGCGACGGTGCCGGCCTGGCTGCGCCGGGCCATCCCGGATGCGCAAAGCCTTGCGGGCAAAGATGTTGAAGACGTCGCGCTCACTGCCGGCGCCGCCATCGGCGCGCTCGATGCGGTGGTCCGCCGGCAGGAGCGGTGGGCCGGCGCCTGGCGGCGACGCCTGGCGCTTTCGGCGGCTGCGGTCACGGCGAAGCAGGCAGGGCGCGTCGAGGATGAAGGGGCGCTGCGCGACGCCGTGCTGCTCACACGCCCGGGCGATTTTTTGTCCGTCGGCCCCGCCGGATCGATGCTGCTTGCCTGGCGCCGGCTGGTCGGCACGCCTGCCGAGAAACTGCTGACGGAGGCGAGCATCGGCGCGGTGCTGGATGACCTCGGTCTCCGCCGCGACGACGACGCAGTCGGCGAACTGGCAGATGATCTTCGACAGCTTTCCGCGAACATCGGAATGGTCGGCATGCTGACCGACGCGTTCACGGCCGCCGAAAGGTATGGCTTCGCACGAGCCTTCGGATGTTGGCTCGCCGACGCCCTGCTTGCGCAGCGGCTGGGTTGGGCCCACGCGGTGCCTCTGCTGGGCGCCGAGGTAGCCTTGGGGACAAGCGTCCGCCCGCGTCGATCGGCAGCCAGCTCCGTGGCGACAAGCATTGGGATAGATCCTGAGCGTGGGAAAGATCTGCTTGCCGCGCAGGCGCGCGCCGCGTTGCGCGCCATTGATCTTTCCGCCGAGCTCGAGCGCCGCGCGGACCGGTTGCTTGGCGTCGCGCCGAAACTTAGGGCCAAGGCAGCGGACCTCGTCGTCGGCAAGCTGCTGTCCGACGACGCGATCGTCGCTTCGGAACAGATCGCGGGTATGAGCGACCGTGGGTTACGCCGCCTGTTCGACCGTCTGGTCGAACTCGGCGCCGTCCGTGAGCTATCCGGCCGTCCGACCTTCCGCATCTACGGGCTTTGA
- the repB gene encoding plasmid partitioning protein RepB, with product MARKNLLELSEGAGEQAPPDATRTSLVRPLMGLDRPLKPGRPVGAISQSLENINSRAQRAEEIERKLSEGQAVVELDPSLIDQSIVVDRLGVTDERRAALVDQIREHGQQVPILVRPHPDDSARYQVAYGHRRLAAVRQLGRMVRAVVRELTDEQLVVSQGQENNSRSDLSYIERCYFAAKLEAKGFSRDIIMASLGVDKAALSKMIALVARLPAEIIEAIGTAESFGRQRWAELADLLEDGAKRASAMKAIQDPEFAALFSDERFQSVYDMVKIPAKKPDRTLWTAPNGSRLVSISDSESKTTFAFDNRIEPEFANFVRERLQALYDEFRQKITD from the coding sequence ATGGCCCGCAAGAACCTTTTAGAACTGTCCGAGGGTGCCGGCGAGCAGGCACCGCCTGACGCCACCAGGACCTCGCTCGTACGGCCCCTTATGGGCCTTGATCGACCATTGAAGCCGGGCAGGCCGGTGGGCGCCATCTCGCAATCGCTGGAGAACATAAACTCGCGGGCCCAGCGGGCAGAGGAAATCGAGCGCAAATTGTCGGAAGGGCAGGCGGTTGTTGAACTCGATCCAAGCCTTATCGATCAGTCTATCGTGGTCGATCGCCTGGGCGTCACCGACGAAAGACGAGCGGCCCTCGTCGATCAGATACGCGAGCACGGACAGCAGGTGCCCATCCTGGTGCGGCCGCATCCAGATGACAGCGCTCGCTACCAAGTCGCCTACGGACACCGCCGATTGGCTGCAGTCCGGCAACTCGGCCGGATGGTGCGCGCGGTCGTCAGGGAACTGACCGACGAGCAGCTCGTCGTCAGCCAAGGCCAGGAAAACAACAGTCGCAGCGACCTTTCCTACATCGAACGGTGCTATTTCGCAGCAAAGCTGGAAGCCAAGGGTTTCTCGCGCGACATCATCATGGCCTCGCTTGGGGTCGACAAGGCAGCGCTGTCAAAGATGATTGCGCTGGTCGCGCGCCTGCCGGCGGAGATCATCGAGGCCATCGGCACCGCTGAATCGTTCGGTCGCCAAAGATGGGCCGAGCTCGCCGATCTGCTCGAGGATGGGGCCAAGCGCGCCAGCGCAATGAAGGCAATTCAGGATCCCGAATTCGCGGCACTCTTCAGCGACGAGCGCTTCCAGTCAGTTTACGACATGGTCAAGATTCCGGCAAAAAAGCCCGACCGGACGCTATGGACAGCACCCAACGGTTCTCGCCTGGTCAGCATCAGCGACAGCGAATCCAAGACGACCTTCGCCTTCGATAATCGTATCGAACCGGAATTCGCCAACTTCGTTCGGGAGCGCTTGCAAGCGCTCTATGACGAGTTCCGTCAAAAGATAACGGACTAA
- a CDS encoding GNAT family N-acetyltransferase, whose protein sequence is MSLPPWHEQAIARSHDRKAFDCGDVEMNAFLQRFARQGHEQNAVKTFCAVPDDAPEKILGFYSLAPASVEHHAVPPTMTKGLARHDVPGFLLARLAVDKSVAGRGLGGQLLLAAALRCIRVTEEVGGVLMIIDAKSSRAASWYASYGAEPLNDRPMTLVLPLKTFAESLKASGHL, encoded by the coding sequence GTGAGCCTTCCGCCCTGGCATGAGCAGGCGATCGCCCGGTCGCACGACCGGAAAGCCTTTGACTGTGGCGATGTCGAGATGAATGCCTTCTTGCAGCGCTTCGCGCGGCAAGGGCACGAGCAGAACGCGGTAAAGACGTTCTGTGCGGTACCCGACGATGCACCGGAAAAAATCCTTGGCTTCTACAGTCTGGCTCCGGCCTCGGTCGAACATCACGCGGTTCCTCCCACGATGACGAAGGGTCTGGCGCGACACGATGTGCCGGGCTTTCTGCTGGCGCGGCTTGCTGTCGACAAATCGGTGGCGGGCAGGGGGCTTGGTGGCCAGCTTCTGCTCGCAGCCGCGCTGCGCTGCATCCGCGTTACTGAGGAAGTCGGCGGTGTGCTGATGATCATCGACGCCAAAAGTAGTCGGGCCGCGAGCTGGTACGCGAGCTACGGCGCCGAGCCGCTGAACGATCGTCCAATGACGCTTGTCCTTCCGCTCAAGACTTTTGCCGAATCCTTGAAAGCCAGCGGGCACCTCTGA
- a CDS encoding site-specific integrase produces the protein MSPDEGDLPDIVDMVMAMGRTEEEPAASPSPPLPAAAAPRLAAHLEALAGRARDYVEAASSANTRRAYAADWKHFASWCRRQGIEMFPPDPQVVGLYITACASGTATGDKTTNSVSTIERRLSSLTWNYAQRGQPLDRKDRHIATVMAGIRNKHAAPPRQKEAILPEDLIAMLETLDRGSLRGLRDRAMLLLGFAGGLRRSEIVALDIGRDQTEDGGGWIEILDKGMLVSLRGKTGWREVEVGRGSSDTTCPVAAVQIWLKLARIAHGPLFRRVTGQGKAVGADRLNDQEVARLVKRTALAAGVRGDLPEGEREKLFAGHSLRAGLASSAEVDERYVQKQLGHTSAEMTRKYQRRRDRFRVNLTKASGL, from the coding sequence ATGAGTCCTGACGAGGGCGATCTTCCCGACATTGTCGATATGGTTATGGCGATGGGGCGTACGGAAGAGGAGCCAGCGGCATCCCCTTCCCCTCCCCTTCCGGCGGCGGCTGCTCCTCGCCTGGCGGCGCATCTCGAGGCGCTTGCCGGCCGCGCTCGCGACTATGTCGAGGCGGCGAGCTCCGCCAACACGCGGCGCGCCTATGCCGCTGACTGGAAGCATTTCGCCAGCTGGTGCCGGCGCCAGGGCATCGAGATGTTTCCGCCCGATCCGCAGGTCGTCGGGCTCTACATCACCGCTTGCGCATCCGGCACGGCGACTGGCGATAAGACGACGAACTCCGTGTCGACGATCGAACGCCGGCTGTCCTCGCTGACGTGGAACTACGCCCAGCGCGGTCAACCGCTGGACCGCAAGGATCGCCACATCGCCACGGTGATGGCCGGCATCCGCAACAAGCACGCCGCCCCGCCCCGGCAGAAAGAGGCGATCCTGCCAGAGGATCTGATCGCCATGCTGGAGACGCTCGACCGCGGAAGCTTACGCGGCCTGCGCGACCGCGCCATGCTGCTCCTCGGTTTTGCCGGCGGTCTGCGCCGCTCCGAGATCGTGGCTTTGGACATCGGCCGCGACCAGACCGAGGACGGCGGCGGCTGGATCGAGATCCTCGACAAGGGCATGCTCGTTTCCCTTCGCGGCAAGACCGGCTGGCGGGAGGTCGAAGTCGGGCGCGGCTCGTCCGATACCACCTGCCCGGTTGCCGCGGTGCAGATCTGGCTCAAGCTCGCGCGCATCGCACACGGACCGCTGTTCCGGCGCGTCACCGGCCAGGGCAAGGCGGTCGGCGCCGATCGGCTCAACGACCAGGAGGTCGCGCGCCTGGTCAAGCGCACTGCGCTGGCGGCAGGCGTACGCGGCGACCTGCCGGAAGGCGAACGCGAAAAGCTGTTTGCCGGCCATTCGTTGCGCGCGGGCCTCGCCTCCTCGGCCGAAGTCGACGAGCGCTATGTGCAGAAGCAACTTGGCCATACCAGCGCCGAGATGACCCGCAAGTACCAGCGCCGCCGCGACCGTTTCCGTGTCAACCTCACAAAAGCCTCCGGGCTTTAG
- a CDS encoding toll/interleukin-1 receptor domain-containing protein — protein sequence MPVFVSYARADEASLDLLVSAVAALDDSTVELRFDLQIPLGEDYFERIFDDILASPVVVFMVSKAFLASGATQKELAYAQAAQGAGTAAILPVILEDCPWRETPLKAFQALPPGSKPVASHDDRQQVWRIVASGIAEAAARFAAPRRNPDLKLFTDAEIVQLLRNLEGALKALVMAAAPFPIAPTHLLIDMQQLEAKRATYRDELKARIGRL from the coding sequence GTGCCGGTCTTCGTCTCCTACGCGCGCGCCGATGAAGCGTCGCTCGACCTTCTCGTCTCAGCCGTCGCCGCGCTCGACGATTCGACGGTCGAGCTTCGCTTCGACCTCCAAATCCCGCTGGGCGAGGACTATTTCGAGCGCATCTTCGACGATATCCTCGCCTCGCCTGTCGTCGTCTTCATGGTCAGCAAGGCGTTTCTCGCCTCCGGTGCCACGCAGAAAGAGCTGGCATACGCGCAGGCGGCGCAAGGAGCCGGGACCGCTGCTATCCTGCCGGTGATCCTTGAAGACTGCCCCTGGCGGGAGACGCCGCTCAAGGCGTTCCAGGCGCTGCCGCCCGGGTCGAAGCCGGTCGCGTCCCACGATGACCGGCAGCAAGTCTGGCGGATTGTCGCGTCGGGGATCGCGGAGGCGGCGGCGCGGTTCGCCGCGCCCCGCCGCAACCCCGACTTGAAGCTGTTTACCGATGCGGAAATCGTCCAGTTGCTCCGAAACCTTGAGGGCGCCCTGAAGGCGCTGGTCATGGCTGCTGCTCCATTCCCGATTGCGCCGACGCATCTCCTGATCGACATGCAGCAGCTCGAAGCGAAGCGCGCCACATATCGGGACGAGCTCAAAGCACGCATAGGCCGATTGTAG